Proteins from one Clostridium cellulovorans 743B genomic window:
- a CDS encoding DUF4406 domain-containing protein: MSPDGITYTNAEGYSDPVPFRAIANMEKAEKKFRPIVYICSPYSGDIEGNTLKARKYSRFAVDQGAIPIAPHLLLPQYMDEKTERDLAMQMDMILLAHCLEIWVFGSFISEGMEAEIARAKQKRMTIRYFTEDLKEEEKCS, encoded by the coding sequence GTGAGTCCAGATGGGATAACTTATACAAACGCAGAGGGCTATAGCGACCCAGTTCCTTTTCGGGCAATAGCCAATATGGAAAAGGCAGAAAAGAAGTTCAGACCGATTGTTTATATCTGTTCTCCGTATTCTGGGGATATAGAAGGGAACACGCTGAAGGCTCGAAAGTACAGCAGATTTGCTGTAGACCAAGGTGCAATTCCGATAGCACCGCATTTATTACTTCCTCAATACATGGATGAAAAGACAGAAAGAGACCTTGCAATGCAGATGGATATGATTCTGCTTGCACATTGTTTAGAGATTTGGGTGTTCGGTTCTTTTATTTCAGAAGGAATGGAAGCAGAAATTGCGAGAGCAAAACAGAAAAGAATGACAATCCGTTATTTCACGGAGGATTTAAAGGAGGAAGAAAAATGCAGTTAA
- a CDS encoding DUF2800 domain-containing protein, translated as MAKHALLSASASHRWINCPPSAKLCAVEENKSSPYAQQGTDAHELCQYKVEHALGKNVSDPTANLEFFDTEMDYCSDQYCSYVMEQLAAAKELCNDPEILIEQRLDFSKWVPEGFGTGDCVIVADREIHVIDYKHGLGVLVSANNNSQMLCYALGALELFDGIYDIQTVKMTIFQPRRDNVSTYEISKEELLKWADEVLAPTAQLAFNGEGEFSAGEHCQFCRVKATCRKRAEENLKLAQYDFEMPINLNDTEIAAILSQVDELVSWANDIKEYALQQALSGTEYEGFKVVEGRSIRKYTDEDAVAFIVKDHGFDPYEKKLLGITAMTSLLGKKKFEELLSGLIAKPPGKPTLVPISDKRQAMSTAKEDFKENEGGQDNG; from the coding sequence ATGGCTAAACACGCGCTCTTATCAGCATCAGCCAGTCATCGTTGGATAAACTGTCCACCAAGTGCAAAGCTGTGTGCTGTTGAAGAAAATAAATCCAGTCCGTATGCCCAGCAAGGCACGGACGCACACGAACTCTGCCAGTACAAGGTAGAACACGCATTAGGTAAAAATGTATCTGACCCTACTGCAAACCTTGAGTTCTTTGATACGGAAATGGATTACTGCTCCGACCAATACTGCTCCTATGTTATGGAACAGTTGGCGGCTGCAAAAGAACTCTGCAATGACCCTGAAATCTTAATCGAGCAACGCTTGGACTTCTCCAAGTGGGTGCCGGAAGGTTTCGGTACTGGAGACTGTGTCATCGTAGCCGATAGAGAAATCCATGTAATCGACTACAAACACGGACTTGGGGTTCTGGTATCGGCAAACAACAACTCCCAAATGCTGTGCTATGCACTTGGAGCATTGGAGTTGTTCGACGGAATCTATGATATCCAAACAGTTAAAATGACCATCTTCCAACCTCGTAGGGATAACGTAAGTACATACGAAATCTCCAAGGAAGAATTACTAAAATGGGCAGATGAGGTTCTTGCCCCTACCGCACAGCTTGCCTTTAATGGCGAGGGAGAATTTAGTGCAGGTGAGCATTGCCAGTTCTGTCGTGTCAAAGCGACCTGCCGTAAACGAGCAGAGGAAAACTTAAAACTGGCTCAGTACGATTTCGAGATGCCTATTAACCTTAACGATACTGAAATTGCCGCCATCCTTTCACAGGTGGACGAGCTGGTATCGTGGGCTAATGACATTAAAGAATATGCACTTCAACAGGCCTTAAGCGGAACAGAATATGAAGGCTTTAAGGTAGTCGAAGGAAGGTCAATCCGTAAGTACACCGATGAGGATGCTGTGGCTTTCATCGTAAAAGACCACGGATTTGACCCTTACGAGAAGAAACTTCTCGGTATCACAGCAATGACCTCGCTTCTCGGTAAGAAGAAGTTTGAGGAACTCTTAAGTGGACTAATTGCCAAGCCACCGGGCAAACCAACACTCGTGCCAATCTCAGACAAACGACAGGCAATGAGTACAGCCAAAGAAGATTTCAAAGAAAATGAAGGAGGACAAGACAATGGCTAA
- a CDS encoding DUF2815 family protein, which produces MANMSIPTKVITGVNTRWSFVNAWEPKSINGGAPKYSVSLIIPKDDIATINKIKAAIQAAYEEGESKLKGNGKTVPALSVLKTPLRDGDLERPDDAAYANAYFVNANSATAPGIVDADRQPIIERSEVYSGVYGRASINFYAFNSNGNKGIACGLNNLQKIRDGEPLGGKSRAEDDFATSDEDDFLS; this is translated from the coding sequence ATGGCTAATATGAGTATTCCTACTAAGGTAATCACAGGCGTGAATACCAGATGGTCCTTTGTTAATGCATGGGAACCAAAATCAATCAATGGAGGTGCACCTAAATACAGCGTGTCCCTCATCATCCCAAAGGATGATATTGCAACTATCAACAAGATTAAGGCAGCTATTCAGGCGGCTTACGAAGAGGGCGAGTCTAAACTTAAGGGTAATGGAAAGACAGTTCCTGCTCTCTCTGTTCTTAAAACTCCACTTCGCGATGGCGATTTGGAACGTCCAGACGATGCGGCATATGCAAATGCATATTTCGTAAATGCTAATTCCGCTACTGCTCCTGGTATCGTAGATGCAGACAGACAGCCTATCATTGAACGTTCAGAGGTTTACTCTGGTGTATATGGTAGAGCATCTATCAACTTCTACGCATTCAATTCAAATGGCAATAAAGGTATTGCCTGCGGATTGAATAACTTGCAGAAGATTCGTGACGGAGAGCCTTTAGGCGGCAAGTCTCGTGCAGAGGATGACTTCGCAACTTCTGATGAGGACGATTTCCTCTCATAA
- a CDS encoding DNA polymerase → MRKIGTLSIDIETYSSIDLAKCGVYKYSESSDSEVLLFAYSVDGGSVIVIDVANGESIPDEILQALVDDSVIKWAFNAAFERVFLSIWLKRNYPELFCSYSIPEDSVGNYLDPSAWRCSMIWSAYMGLPLSLEGVGAVLGLEEQKLKEGKDLIRYFCKPCAATKVNGGRTRNLPEHAPDKWELFKAYNKRDVEVEMNIQKKLSHYPVPEFVWEEYHLDQEINDRGIALDMDVVENAIRIDAISKATLMATMQDLTDLENPNSVAQMKGWLAAKGVDTDSLDKKAVIELLKTVPTDVADVLTLRQQLAKSSVKKYQAMQNAVCDDGRARGMFQFYGANRSGRWAGRIIQLQNLPQNHMEDLDVARDIVKSGDYEILNMFYDNVPGVLSELIRTAFIPREGYKFAVADFSAIEARVIAHLAKERWRMKVFADNGDIYCASASAMFGVPVEKHGQNAHLRQKGKIAELALGYGGSVGALTSMGALDMGLAEEELQPLVDAWRAANPNIVQFWWDVDNAVKRAIKERTATKTHGIRFIYKSAMLFIVLPSGRRLAYVKPRIGENKFGGESVTYEGVGTNKKWERIESYGPKFVENIVQAISRDILCYALRTLSHCFIVGHVHDEVIIECRQDASLEAICEQMGRVPEWIEGLLLRADGYETQFYKKD, encoded by the coding sequence ATGCGTAAAATTGGGACTTTATCGATTGATATTGAAACTTATTCAAGTATAGATCTGGCAAAATGTGGTGTATATAAATACAGTGAATCCTCGGATTCTGAGGTTTTACTCTTTGCATATTCTGTTGATGGCGGATCCGTTATTGTAATTGATGTAGCAAACGGAGAATCCATACCGGATGAAATATTACAAGCACTTGTTGATGATTCCGTTATCAAATGGGCATTCAATGCAGCATTTGAGAGAGTGTTCCTCTCCATTTGGCTAAAACGTAACTACCCGGAACTCTTCTGCTCTTACAGTATTCCGGAAGATTCCGTTGGAAACTATCTCGACCCATCTGCTTGGAGATGCTCCATGATCTGGTCAGCTTACATGGGACTCCCACTCTCGTTAGAAGGTGTCGGTGCTGTTCTTGGATTAGAAGAACAGAAACTAAAGGAAGGCAAAGACCTCATTCGTTACTTCTGCAAACCTTGTGCAGCAACCAAGGTCAATGGTGGCAGAACCCGTAATCTACCAGAACACGCACCGGATAAATGGGAATTATTCAAAGCCTACAATAAAAGGGATGTTGAGGTTGAAATGAATATACAGAAGAAACTCTCCCACTATCCTGTTCCTGAATTTGTGTGGGAAGAATATCATCTCGACCAAGAAATCAATGACAGAGGCATTGCTCTTGATATGGATGTTGTGGAAAATGCTATTAGAATTGATGCTATCAGCAAAGCAACTTTAATGGCTACCATGCAGGATTTGACAGACCTTGAGAATCCGAACTCCGTAGCACAAATGAAAGGATGGCTTGCAGCCAAAGGAGTAGATACCGACTCCTTAGATAAAAAGGCTGTTATCGAATTACTTAAGACCGTACCAACTGATGTGGCTGATGTTCTTACACTTCGTCAGCAGCTCGCCAAATCATCTGTAAAGAAATACCAAGCCATGCAGAATGCTGTGTGTGACGATGGACGAGCAAGAGGTATGTTCCAGTTCTATGGTGCAAATAGATCAGGCAGATGGGCAGGTCGCATCATTCAGTTACAGAACTTGCCACAAAATCATATGGAAGATTTGGATGTTGCCCGTGACATTGTAAAATCCGGGGACTACGAAATCCTCAATATGTTCTATGATAATGTGCCGGGTGTTCTCTCTGAACTCATCCGTACAGCCTTTATCCCTCGTGAAGGATACAAATTTGCTGTAGCAGACTTTAGTGCTATTGAAGCAAGGGTAATCGCACACTTAGCCAAGGAAAGATGGCGTATGAAGGTTTTTGCTGATAACGGAGACATTTACTGTGCTTCTGCATCTGCGATGTTCGGTGTACCTGTTGAAAAGCACGGTCAGAATGCCCACCTTCGTCAGAAAGGTAAAATCGCAGAATTAGCGTTAGGTTATGGCGGCAGCGTGGGAGCATTAACCTCTATGGGTGCTTTGGATATGGGACTTGCCGAAGAAGAACTCCAGCCACTTGTTGATGCTTGGAGAGCTGCCAACCCAAACATCGTACAATTTTGGTGGGATGTTGACAATGCAGTAAAACGTGCTATTAAGGAGCGTACTGCTACGAAGACCCACGGCATCCGCTTCATCTACAAAAGTGCCATGCTCTTCATCGTTCTTCCATCCGGCAGACGATTGGCTTATGTGAAACCTCGCATTGGAGAGAATAAATTTGGGGGCGAGTCAGTCACTTACGAAGGTGTGGGTACAAATAAAAAGTGGGAACGCATCGAATCATACGGTCCCAAATTTGTCGAAAACATCGTACAGGCAATCAGCCGTGACATTCTCTGCTATGCACTTCGTACCTTAAGCCACTGTTTCATTGTAGGTCATGTACACGATGAAGTTATCATCGAATGCAGACAGGATGCATCCTTGGAGGCTATCTGCGAACAGATGGGACGTGTTCCAGAATGGATTGAAGGCTTACTGCTCCGTGCTGATGGCTATGAAACACAATTTTATAAAAAGGATTAA
- a CDS encoding helix-turn-helix domain-containing protein codes for MSNLNIDILNQNIQTLMEQEGLTQQQLAEKIDMSQPNFSRAFNNKGGQRFTLEQICKIADHFQVSVDFLLGFEKPTNKLSEKEICTLFTSLLEQRKLVKFDISREEEIYTPYKTFDGYPDCNTEKKHIQYNGFLFPSYFDIGPTDRYTEDQLDDFQSDILYGGNSDESNKRINAFFDRYFQIYDMYLHNQITKEFFHEIVDKFLADLS; via the coding sequence ATGAGTAATCTGAATATTGATATATTAAATCAAAATATCCAAACCTTAATGGAACAAGAAGGTCTTACTCAACAACAACTGGCAGAAAAGATTGATATGTCGCAGCCAAACTTTAGTCGTGCTTTCAACAATAAAGGTGGACAACGATTTACCTTAGAACAAATCTGCAAAATTGCTGACCATTTTCAAGTTTCCGTAGATTTTCTTCTTGGTTTTGAAAAGCCTACAAACAAACTATCCGAAAAAGAAATATGTACACTATTTACTTCTCTTTTGGAGCAACGAAAACTTGTAAAATTTGATATTTCTCGTGAAGAAGAAATCTATACACCATACAAAACATTTGATGGGTATCCAGATTGTAATACTGAAAAAAAACACATACAGTACAACGGCTTTCTTTTTCCTAGTTACTTTGACATTGGTCCTACTGACCGCTACACTGAAGACCAGTTGGATGATTTTCAATCTGACATCCTCTATGGCGGAAACAGTGATGAATCCAATAAACGTATAAATGCATTCTTTGATAGGTACTTCCAAATCTACGATATGTATTTGCATAATCAAATCACTAAGGAGTTCTTCCATGAAATAGTTGATAAGTTCCTTGCTGACCTATCATAA
- a CDS encoding helix-turn-helix domain-containing protein: protein MAKYESFKAYLEDNFIDDMMARLSSFVVTQPKDSFENDVISYVTWVSLQDIHVSGVTFKDMGNDELEIRATVDADIEVAGKTRYGQETFEDCKCYNIFFRALLQNGLHNVRITNVSEYDVSRYERDRSLSQNLVPYMYEEDVERHAEDFLRRHYPKALMQPMALPVEEIVASMGMKLYFAPLEEGVFGKTYFGSEKVIVYTNILRKETCEIVTEPGTMLINPNVYFMYNIGTANNTIIHECVHWDRHRKPFELQKILQGDCNHISCEIVEVYEGIPQDAPALKWMEWQANQLAPRILMPAEMTKRKLDECLHRLHAEYPMMRNAELMELAVGELATFFMVSAIAAKIRVIELGYDEAHGVQVFSDGKYLPPFSFAKGTLGKNQTFVIDEKNAIFVIFMDPVLRELFIDGKIIYANSMVCLNTAKYIELNENDMPILTRYALEHVDECCFVFDRNISASTSYSDTFYRRCFLCRDVTSDTFIEANYNPNHKDNQGKITRRDELSKVVVSSGKIAEIMEELPQGFGKTLKYHMERLDVNESELSYRSNISTQTISKYINQGSCEKKYANVVAICKALYMNPVFMEDLLAKAGFDKKYDQVAYFVKFLIWNHPDDSVEEWQSKIDDAHVNLKLPERKE from the coding sequence TTGGCAAAATACGAATCGTTCAAAGCATATCTAGAAGACAATTTTATAGATGATATGATGGCAAGGCTATCTTCCTTTGTTGTAACGCAACCGAAGGATAGCTTTGAAAATGATGTAATTTCATATGTTACTTGGGTGAGTTTACAAGATATTCATGTATCTGGAGTTACCTTTAAAGATATGGGAAATGATGAACTGGAGATTCGTGCCACAGTCGATGCTGATATAGAAGTAGCGGGAAAAACTAGATATGGACAGGAAACCTTTGAGGACTGCAAGTGCTATAATATATTCTTCCGAGCATTGTTACAGAACGGATTGCACAATGTGAGAATAACCAATGTTTCAGAGTATGATGTAAGTCGTTATGAACGAGATAGAAGTCTTAGCCAAAATCTTGTACCTTATATGTACGAAGAAGATGTAGAACGTCATGCAGAGGATTTCTTGCGTAGACATTATCCGAAGGCACTCATGCAGCCAATGGCATTACCTGTAGAAGAGATTGTAGCTTCTATGGGGATGAAGCTATATTTTGCTCCATTGGAAGAAGGTGTATTTGGTAAGACTTATTTTGGATCCGAGAAGGTCATTGTATATACTAATATTTTACGCAAGGAAACTTGCGAAATAGTAACAGAACCGGGAACAATGCTGATAAATCCAAATGTCTATTTTATGTATAATATTGGCACAGCAAATAACACGATTATTCATGAGTGTGTACATTGGGATAGACATCGTAAACCGTTTGAATTGCAAAAAATTCTGCAAGGAGACTGTAATCATATTTCTTGTGAAATAGTTGAGGTTTATGAGGGAATTCCGCAAGATGCACCTGCATTGAAATGGATGGAGTGGCAGGCAAATCAGCTTGCACCTCGTATTCTTATGCCAGCAGAAATGACCAAAAGAAAATTAGATGAATGCTTACATAGACTTCATGCCGAATATCCAATGATGCGAAACGCTGAATTAATGGAACTTGCAGTAGGAGAGTTGGCTACTTTTTTTATGGTATCTGCTATTGCTGCTAAAATTCGAGTAATCGAGTTAGGATATGATGAGGCTCATGGTGTACAGGTGTTCTCAGATGGAAAGTATCTTCCACCATTCTCTTTTGCAAAGGGAACATTGGGAAAGAACCAAACATTCGTAATTGATGAGAAAAATGCAATTTTTGTCATTTTTATGGATCCTGTACTAAGAGAATTATTTATAGATGGTAAGATAATATATGCAAATAGCATGGTTTGTTTGAACACAGCCAAATATATAGAACTTAATGAGAATGATATGCCTATTCTTACAAGGTATGCACTAGAACACGTAGATGAGTGCTGTTTTGTGTTTGATAGGAACATTAGTGCAAGTACGAGTTATAGTGATACTTTCTATCGTAGATGTTTTTTGTGCCGAGATGTTACTTCTGATACATTTATTGAGGCAAACTATAATCCAAACCATAAGGATAATCAGGGCAAAATTACTAGAAGAGATGAACTTTCAAAGGTTGTTGTTTCTTCCGGAAAAATTGCTGAAATTATGGAAGAATTACCACAAGGGTTCGGAAAAACATTAAAGTATCACATGGAGAGATTAGATGTTAATGAGTCGGAATTAAGTTATAGGAGTAATATATCTACACAGACTATAAGTAAATATATTAACCAAGGAAGCTGTGAAAAAAAGTATGCAAATGTAGTGGCTATCTGTAAAGCATTGTATATGAATCCTGTTTTTATGGAAGACTTGTTGGCAAAAGCTGGATTTGATAAAAAATACGACCAAGTAGCATATTTTGTTAAGTTTTTAATTTGGAATCATCCAGACGATTCTGTGGAAGAGTGGCAAAGCAAAATTGATGATGCTCATGTAAATTTGAAATTACCAGAAAGAAAAGAATAA
- a CDS encoding LlaJI family restriction endonuclease gives MKIVSSYVREQKRYTKNELKNIFSFDEAGVEKFIKNLKAYGVLKSVKNNTAQLEMTDLLDEDIEITDETAESGDCLYVFTYVGVITSGSRVIKVYPKYLLSQKEPLTEMKQVIKVLERYSNSEEQIINIFNGDGDNRSFNILAVILFLLNDYYEYGIYTNSEDIIEINGEGEILWGKTIDESFAMIEDKRPYYMELYTGKTVEDDKDYFKRLHECVLTECSKQLHDAQLDELFGIDELVLSEEILLDFGDKDYILERLHKELNIQFNTRRQILLKTIYTYISQERRMLEENDGISMFGTTAYHAVWEKVCADVFDNKLNTTLGQLKMSVPLADEFKSRSSEALINIIEKPKWKGIDMEEVDAADTLIPDLISIPQINGTDHFIIFDAKYYNIQLEKGKSLRGNPGVGDVTKQYLYQLAYKDFIKAHNISVVKNCFLMPTEKNEIIKKGTARMPMLEALGLENIQIRLIPASMLYERYLAKGKIDIGLLEL, from the coding sequence ATGAAGATAGTTTCAAGTTACGTTAGGGAGCAGAAACGCTACACCAAGAACGAACTGAAGAATATATTTTCTTTTGATGAAGCCGGGGTGGAGAAGTTCATCAAGAACCTTAAAGCCTATGGTGTGCTTAAGAGCGTGAAGAATAACACAGCACAGCTTGAAATGACCGATTTGCTTGATGAGGATATAGAAATTACCGATGAGACAGCTGAAAGCGGTGATTGCCTATATGTATTTACCTATGTGGGGGTTATCACTTCTGGTAGCAGAGTTATCAAGGTATATCCGAAGTATCTACTGTCACAGAAAGAACCACTGACCGAAATGAAGCAAGTGATTAAGGTACTGGAGAGATACAGCAATTCGGAGGAGCAGATAATAAATATCTTCAACGGAGATGGGGATAACCGTAGTTTTAATATACTGGCTGTTATCCTATTTCTTCTCAACGATTATTATGAATATGGTATCTATACGAATAGTGAGGATATTATCGAAATAAACGGGGAAGGAGAAATTCTGTGGGGCAAGACCATTGATGAGAGTTTTGCCATGATTGAAGATAAACGTCCATATTACATGGAACTTTACACGGGTAAAACGGTGGAAGATGATAAGGACTATTTCAAGCGACTCCACGAGTGTGTTCTTACGGAATGCTCCAAGCAGCTCCACGATGCACAATTGGATGAGTTATTTGGCATAGACGAATTGGTACTGTCAGAGGAAATATTACTTGATTTTGGTGACAAGGATTATATCCTTGAGCGTTTGCACAAAGAGTTAAATATACAATTTAATACCCGTAGGCAGATACTTCTGAAGACTATCTACACATATATTTCGCAAGAAAGAAGAATGTTGGAAGAGAATGATGGTATCAGTATGTTCGGAACAACTGCTTACCATGCGGTATGGGAGAAAGTGTGTGCAGATGTATTTGATAATAAGCTGAACACTACACTCGGTCAGTTGAAAATGTCAGTGCCTTTGGCAGATGAATTTAAGAGCAGAAGTTCCGAGGCTCTCATCAATATTATAGAAAAGCCGAAGTGGAAGGGAATTGATATGGAAGAGGTGGATGCTGCAGATACGCTTATCCCAGATTTGATTAGCATTCCACAGATAAATGGTACAGACCATTTTATTATCTTCGATGCGAAGTATTATAATATTCAGCTTGAAAAAGGAAAGTCCCTTCGTGGCAATCCAGGTGTTGGAGATGTTACGAAGCAGTATCTGTATCAGTTGGCATACAAGGACTTTATCAAGGCTCATAATATTTCAGTGGTAAAGAATTGCTTTTTGATGCCTACGGAAAAGAATGAGATTATAAAAAAGGGAACAGCAAGAATGCCTATGTTAGAGGCACTTGGATTGGAGAACATCCAGATTCGTCTTATCCCAGCAAGTATGTTATATGAACGTTATTTGGCAAAGGGAAAGATTGATATAGGGTTGCTAGAATTATAA
- a CDS encoding AAA family ATPase, which produces MYHYLFTNDLRISVLDESLKKAGYCFTTNTVPTSAEDKSANNNMMTLGFYFTLNEKSNCAKAAAAGNTRAVVLNFIKKFQFPNMRTSAAYNESKQDNIKLAPMRVIVKVLYTMNLLHGSLIAYLTKEEIKDFIFYNENVAKKKNPDIGQLISDILDYRRTGNYPVSVSVDESEHEWKHEDRQIREMLKVLQWSGCITEKEGKYVIDNDELSNQNKADVFDIITCDTFWEGSTIESYREYMDMPEIIDDVIEPKDVDDSEDVFNHNLFGIHIKEKNDALSDEHPHVCIGWSAMGDLSDIVSKDALAVRYDEYFDKKGIGRGQDIGQVWRFINDVKVGDYIIFAEPSEFHIGRIESEYFYNDTDNPNQSADYKSTRTVKWLKKNISRSVLSSDLHNSLKTAMSIWAINDYKSAVAELLRGTYQKDEERTEVEETVDLVFKTGLETSFERNRIVFGAPGTGKSYLLKEDVKKVTESYNGTVVERVTFHPEYSYSQFVGTYKPTMIEAEPAVQLDADKKEILAVLRNDALTAQEKYDLLYERFKEDGLTRLPILLGLYCDDSFKTKKQDGTEAIGDNSVERNHGRAIRPYVNVSENASKKSEIAYEYVPGPFMRMYVSALKSARDLMPQPHILIIEEINRAKVAAVFGDVFQLLDRDEDGVSEYDIQASEDIKKYLAKELGGSPEAYSRIRIPDNMFIWSTMNSADQGVFPMDTAFKRRWNFEYLGIDENAEKIADIGKIILEGSDETIEWNRLRKAINAKMSSSEFKINEDKLMGPFFLSKKAIASNENGMIIDKKAFIAAFKSKVIMYLYEDAVKQGKHRFFDGCPDTGKYSAVCDAFDKIGTKIFGATFREDFYDKED; this is translated from the coding sequence GTGTATCATTATTTGTTTACAAATGATTTGAGAATTTCGGTACTTGATGAATCATTAAAAAAGGCAGGATATTGCTTTACCACAAATACAGTTCCGACATCAGCAGAGGATAAAAGTGCAAATAATAATATGATGACTTTGGGGTTCTATTTTACTCTGAATGAAAAGAGTAATTGTGCCAAGGCTGCTGCGGCAGGAAATACCCGTGCTGTTGTACTGAATTTTATTAAAAAGTTTCAGTTTCCTAATATGAGAACTTCAGCAGCGTACAACGAGAGTAAGCAAGATAATATTAAATTGGCTCCGATGCGAGTGATTGTAAAAGTTTTGTATACGATGAACTTATTACATGGCAGTTTGATTGCTTATTTGACTAAAGAAGAAATAAAGGATTTCATTTTTTATAATGAGAATGTTGCAAAGAAAAAGAATCCTGACATTGGACAGTTGATTTCTGATATTTTGGATTATAGAAGGACAGGTAATTATCCAGTGAGTGTTAGCGTAGACGAGAGCGAACATGAGTGGAAACATGAAGACCGACAAATTAGAGAAATGTTAAAGGTTTTACAGTGGTCGGGATGTATTACAGAAAAGGAAGGCAAATATGTGATTGATAATGATGAGCTTTCCAACCAAAATAAAGCAGATGTATTTGATATTATTACGTGTGATACCTTTTGGGAAGGTTCTACTATTGAATCATATCGTGAATATATGGATATGCCAGAAATTATAGATGATGTAATTGAGCCAAAAGATGTAGATGATAGTGAAGATGTTTTTAACCATAATTTATTTGGTATTCATATTAAGGAGAAAAACGATGCATTATCGGACGAGCATCCTCATGTCTGTATAGGTTGGTCTGCTATGGGAGATTTGTCTGATATAGTTAGTAAGGATGCATTAGCTGTTCGATATGATGAATATTTTGATAAGAAGGGCATAGGAAGAGGTCAGGATATCGGACAGGTATGGCGTTTTATCAATGACGTAAAAGTTGGCGATTATATTATTTTTGCAGAACCTTCCGAATTTCATATCGGTAGAATAGAATCAGAATATTTCTATAATGACACGGATAATCCAAATCAGAGTGCTGACTATAAAAGCACAAGAACAGTTAAATGGCTTAAGAAAAATATTAGCAGAAGTGTGTTGTCATCTGACCTACATAACTCCCTTAAGACAGCAATGTCAATATGGGCAATTAATGATTATAAGTCTGCCGTAGCAGAATTATTGCGTGGCACTTACCAGAAGGATGAAGAAAGAACCGAGGTGGAGGAAACTGTGGATTTAGTATTTAAGACGGGATTGGAAACATCATTTGAAAGAAATCGTATCGTTTTCGGGGCTCCTGGTACAGGAAAAAGCTATTTGTTAAAAGAGGACGTTAAAAAAGTTACAGAATCCTATAATGGCACTGTGGTAGAAAGGGTGACCTTTCATCCGGAATATAGTTATTCACAGTTTGTGGGTACATATAAGCCAACGATGATAGAGGCTGAACCCGCGGTACAGTTGGATGCAGATAAAAAAGAAATTCTTGCAGTTTTAAGAAATGATGCTCTAACCGCACAAGAGAAGTACGATTTGCTTTACGAACGATTCAAAGAAGACGGATTAACAAGGCTTCCAATTCTTCTCGGATTGTATTGTGATGATAGTTTCAAAACGAAAAAGCAAGATGGTACAGAGGCAATTGGAGATAATAGCGTAGAAAGAAATCATGGCAGAGCAATTAGACCGTATGTAAACGTTTCAGAGAACGCAAGCAAAAAGAGTGAAATTGCCTATGAGTATGTGCCGGGACCGTTTATGAGGATGTACGTTTCTGCATTAAAGAGTGCAAGGGACTTAATGCCACAGCCTCATATACTGATTATTGAGGAAATTAACCGAGCAAAAGTCGCGGCTGTCTTTGGTGATGTATTCCAGTTGCTTGACCGTGATGAAGACGGTGTTAGTGAATATGATATCCAAGCATCAGAGGATATAAAGAAATACCTTGCAAAGGAACTTGGTGGTTCTCCAGAAGCGTATAGCCGTATTCGTATTCCAGACAATATGTTTATCTGGTCTACAATGAATAGTGCAGATCAGGGCGTATTCCCAATGGATACAGCGTTCAAGAGAAGATGGAATTTTGAGTATCTTGGCATTGATGAGAATGCAGAAAAAATTGCTGATATCGGAAAAATTATCCTTGAGGGTTCTGATGAGACAATCGAATGGAATCGTCTGCGTAAGGCTATTAATGCAAAGATGTCATCAAGTGAATTTAAAATTAACGAAGATAAGCTGATGGGTCCATTCTTCTTATCTAAGAAGGCAATAGCATCTAATGAAAACGGTATGATTATTGATAAAAAGGCATTTATTGCTGCGTTTAAGAGCAAGGTAATCATGTATTTGTATGAGGATGCGGTAAAGCAGGGTAAACACCGCTTCTTTGATGGTTGCCCAGATACTGGTAAATATTCTGCTGTGTGTGATGCTTTTGATAAGATTGGTACTAAAATTTTTGGTGCAACATTCAGAGAAGATTTTTACGATAAGGAAGATTAG